The nucleotide window ACAGGCCGAGCCCCTCGGCGATGGCGATGGCGCAGCCGGCGACGCGCGTCAGGTGATCCCCCGCCTGATCGTCCCGGAACTCGGCCGCCAGCATCAGGCGACGGATGATTTCACGCTCCCGCAGGGCCGCCTCGGTACGGGCGCGATCGATATTGCGGTTCATCGCATCGGATTGCCGGTCGAGGAGCTGGCGCGCCAGGGTGAGTTCGATGAGGCTGCAGACCCGGATCTGCAGGTCGAGCGGATCGATGGGCTCGATCATCACGTCGGTGGCACCGGCCTCGACCGAGGCGCGCCGCAGGGCGGCGGGCGTGCCGAGGACCAGAATGGCGGTGCGGGCATGGCACTCGCGACTTCGCAGGTTGCGGACCACCGTGAGCCCGTCGATCCCGCCCTCGGGATCATGCATCACGATGACGAGGTCCGCCGGCTGAAAGATCTCCTCGCTCGCGGCGGCCTTCGCCCCGGTGACGAGCCGGATGGCGCAATCGAGGCCCCGCAGGTTCAGGACGCGATGGACCGGCGCCGAGGTGCAGACGATGGCGATGAGGGCCCAGGCTTGCTCGGAGGAAGCGGGCTCGGACGAAACGGGCACGGAGGAAACGGCGGCGGGCGTGGCGGGCATCAGGACACGGTCTCTCCCGGTCGTCGTAACGCCGCAAGGGCTTCCGGACGATCCGGAAGGTGACGGGGCGCCTCAGGCTAACCCGCGATCCACGCGAGTTCCATCGCCCGCATGCCCGGCATGGACGTCATCAAGCGAAATTGTGCGCGGGACCTCGATCGGCCGGTCTCGCGCCGGGGGCTCCGCGACCCGCATCTCAGAACACCGGATCAGCGCCGGCCGGTCGATCCGAAACCGCCCTGCCCGCGACCATCCCGCGGCTCCGGCTCCTCGGGATCGAGGGCATCCACGATGGTGAAGACGGGCCTCGTCACCCGCGTGAAGACGAGTTGCGCGATCCTGTCGCCGGGGCGGATGTGGATCGTGGCGGCCGGATCCGCGTTGCGGTTCCAGACCGAGATCATCAGCGGTCCCTCGTAGTCCGCGTCGATGACGCCGACGCTGTTTCCGAGGACCAAACCGTCGCGATGGCCGAGCCCGGAGCGCGGGAAGATGAGGCCGCACCAATCCGGGTCGCGGATCAGCACGCTGAACCCCGCCGGGATCAGGATCGCGGGCGAGTGCGGCGCCAGGGTCAGCGCCTCGTCGAGGCAGGCATGCAGGTCGAGCCCCGCCGCCGCCGAGGACCCCCAGCGCGGAAAGCCCCATTCCTTCAGGCGCGGGTCGCGGATGCGCAGGTCGATCTTCGGCGCGTCGATTCCGGGGGAATCGGTTGGGACGGCCCCGCTCACGCCGCTCGTGCCGCGATGGCATCGGCGAGCGCGACGATCCGGGCGGCCTCCACGGCG belongs to Methylobacterium sp. 77 and includes:
- a CDS encoding HD domain-containing phosphohydrolase, which translates into the protein MPATPAAVSSVPVSSEPASSEQAWALIAIVCTSAPVHRVLNLRGLDCAIRLVTGAKAAASEEIFQPADLVIVMHDPEGGIDGLTVVRNLRSRECHARTAILVLGTPAALRRASVEAGATDVMIEPIDPLDLQIRVCSLIELTLARQLLDRQSDAMNRNIDRARTEAALREREIIRRLMLAAEFRDDQAGDHLTRVAGCAIAIAEGLGLSEADANDIALASTMHDIGKISIPDSILMKPGPLSESEREEMKQHAIRGYRMLHDSPSHLLQLASDIALTHHERWDGGGYPQGLGTTQIPLAGRIVAVADVFDALISERVYKKAWTPEAARRHLEEHAGTHFDPACVAAFVSRWDDILGLVESNRPETAAVPDA
- the dut gene encoding dUTP diphosphatase, which encodes MDAPKIDLRIRDPRLKEWGFPRWGSSAAAGLDLHACLDEALTLAPHSPAILIPAGFSVLIRDPDWCGLIFPRSGLGHRDGLVLGNSVGVIDADYEGPLMISVWNRNADPAATIHIRPGDRIAQLVFTRVTRPVFTIVDALDPEEPEPRDGRGQGGFGSTGRR